One window of the Crassaminicella thermophila genome contains the following:
- a CDS encoding DMT family transporter yields the protein MKKQYKADLALLIVTLSWGISFILTKNSLDELSTFNFLAIRFLISAITSAFIFYKRILKIDKTTLKYSIIIGSFMFLGYAFQTIGLNFTTASKSAFISCLSVVFVPILSAFLLNKVPKPSSIIGVILATFGLALLTLDGDLNLNIGDFYTFLCTFCFAFQIITVSKYAVKVDAINLAILQIAVVGILSTIVSFLFESPIIPTGKDVWVSILFLSFLCTSGAFIIQNTVQKYTTATHTALIFTSEPVFASIFGYLIAGEILSTRGFIGAFLIISSMLFAELDFNLSFFKNKIYVKKKTPIVAKKR from the coding sequence ATGAAGAAGCAATATAAGGCAGATTTGGCATTACTTATAGTAACACTCTCTTGGGGAATTTCATTTATTCTTACAAAAAATTCACTAGATGAACTATCTACTTTTAATTTTTTAGCAATTAGATTTTTAATTTCTGCAATAACCTCTGCCTTTATTTTTTATAAAAGAATATTAAAAATAGATAAAACTACACTAAAATATAGCATAATTATTGGATCTTTTATGTTTTTAGGCTATGCATTTCAAACTATTGGTCTAAATTTTACTACAGCATCTAAATCTGCTTTTATAAGCTGTTTATCTGTTGTATTTGTTCCAATCCTTTCAGCTTTTTTACTAAATAAAGTGCCAAAACCATCTTCTATTATAGGTGTTATATTGGCTACCTTTGGTTTAGCTCTACTAACACTTGATGGTGATCTAAACTTAAATATAGGTGATTTTTATACGTTTCTTTGCACCTTCTGTTTTGCTTTTCAGATTATAACTGTATCAAAATATGCAGTAAAAGTAGATGCAATCAATCTAGCCATCTTACAAATTGCTGTAGTAGGTATATTAAGTACAATTGTAAGTTTTCTATTTGAATCCCCTATCATTCCTACTGGTAAAGATGTATGGGTTAGTATTTTATTTTTAAGTTTTTTATGTACTTCTGGTGCATTCATCATACAAAATACTGTGCAAAAATATACCACTGCTACACATACAGCTTTAATCTTTACAAGTGAACCTGTATTTGCTTCAATATTTGGATATTTAATAGCAGGAGAAATATTGAGTACACGAGGCTTTATCGGTGCTTTTTTAATTATTTCATCAATGCTGTTTGCTGAATTAGACTTTAACCTGTCATTTTTTAAGAATAAAATATATGTTAAGAAAAAAACACCCATAGTAGCTAAAAAAAGATAA
- the yihA gene encoding ribosome biogenesis GTP-binding protein YihA/YsxC — protein sequence MKIKSAEIVISAVKMEQYPKDDLPEIALAGRSNVGKSSLINLLVNRRKLARTSSSPGKTQTINFYDINGQFRFVDLPGYGYAKVSKASKEQWGKMMDLYLNNRKNLIEVIQLVDIRHAPTQQDKHMYSWIKHFGFNGIVIATKLDKIKRGQRQKQLNLIRKELNMNSEDIIIPVSSESREGKEELWELLTEVFRVNGFDFEEEESEK from the coding sequence ATGAAGATTAAAAGTGCAGAAATTGTAATAAGTGCTGTAAAAATGGAACAATATCCAAAAGATGATTTACCAGAGATTGCTTTAGCTGGAAGATCAAATGTAGGAAAATCATCTCTTATTAATCTTTTAGTAAATAGAAGAAAGCTTGCTAGAACAAGTTCAAGTCCTGGTAAAACTCAAACGATTAATTTTTATGATATTAATGGTCAATTTAGATTTGTAGATTTGCCTGGATATGGCTATGCAAAAGTTTCTAAGGCAAGTAAAGAGCAATGGGGTAAAATGATGGATTTGTATTTAAACAATAGGAAAAATTTGATAGAGGTTATACAGCTTGTAGATATCCGTCATGCTCCTACTCAGCAGGATAAGCATATGTATAGCTGGATAAAACACTTTGGATTTAATGGGATTGTCATTGCTACAAAATTAGATAAGATTAAAAGAGGGCAGAGACAAAAACAATTAAATTTGATAAGAAAAGAACTGAATATGAATAGTGAAGATATTATCATTCCTGTTTCTTCAGAAAGCAGGGAAGGAAAAGAAGAGCTTTGGGAACTGCTTACTGAAGTTTTTAGAGTAAATGGTTTTGACTTTGAGGAAGAGGAATCCGAAAAATAA
- the lon gene encoding endopeptidase La encodes MKKHELPLIPLRGLSVFPYMVLHFDVGREKSVNALEEAMVNDQLIFLTTQKEAEMDLPTPDDFYEVGTIAKIKQMLKLPGDAIRVLVEGISRAKIVEILQEDPFFKCEVEEELYEEEIEIDKELEAFMRTVTNAFEEYISVSNRISPEVFMNITTIEEPGRLADVIASHMILKIEQKQEILDAFDPKERLEVLYKILLREIEVLEIERDITSRVKKQINKVQKEYYLKEQLKAIQEELGEEGSLYEEVDEYKEKMKKAKLPKDVEKKVNKELDRLSRLSPNSAESGVIRNYVEWILDLPWAKQTKDRIDIRKAKVILDEEHYGLKDVKERILEYLAIRQLAKNMKGPILCLVGPPGVGKTSIAKSIAKSLNRKFVRMSLGGVRDEAEIRGHRRTYVGAIPGRIMSAIKEAGSKNPVFLFDEIDKLSHDFRGDPASALLEVLDPEQNKEFTDHYLEVPFDLSKVMFITTANSLETIPRPLLDRMEVIEVSGYTEEEKLKIAERYLLPKQIKEHGLKKSNLQISEQTIRDVINYYTRESGVRNLERQLATLCRKAAKKIVERKIKIIRINTKNLSNYLGRKRFRYDKIKESHEIGIATGLAWTRVGGETLSIEVTTMKGNGKLVLTGQLGDVMKESAKAGISYIRSKIQDLNIQEDFYQTLDMHIHIPEGAIPKDGPSAGITMATAVISELTKIPVDKNVAMTGEITLRGRVLPVGGIKEKVLAANRAGISKILLPIDNEKDIEEIPENVKKKLTFVLVENMEQVLAHALVRKEETNED; translated from the coding sequence GTGAAAAAACATGAATTGCCCTTGATTCCACTTAGAGGTCTTTCAGTTTTTCCATATATGGTTCTACATTTTGATGTAGGAAGAGAAAAGTCAGTAAATGCATTAGAAGAGGCTATGGTTAATGATCAATTAATTTTTTTAACAACACAAAAAGAAGCGGAAATGGACTTACCAACACCAGATGATTTTTATGAAGTTGGTACCATAGCAAAGATTAAACAAATGTTAAAGCTGCCAGGAGATGCAATAAGAGTATTGGTAGAAGGAATAAGCAGAGCAAAAATTGTAGAAATATTACAAGAAGATCCTTTTTTTAAGTGTGAAGTAGAGGAAGAACTTTATGAAGAAGAAATAGAGATTGACAAGGAACTTGAGGCATTTATGAGAACAGTTACAAATGCCTTTGAGGAATACATAAGTGTTAGTAATCGAATTTCTCCAGAAGTATTTATGAATATAACAACTATTGAGGAACCGGGTAGACTTGCTGATGTTATTGCTTCTCATATGATATTAAAAATTGAACAAAAGCAAGAAATACTAGATGCATTTGATCCAAAAGAGCGTTTAGAGGTACTTTATAAAATTCTTTTAAGAGAAATAGAGGTACTAGAAATTGAGAGAGATATTACTAGTAGGGTAAAAAAGCAAATTAATAAAGTTCAAAAAGAGTACTATTTAAAAGAGCAGCTTAAGGCTATTCAAGAAGAATTAGGAGAAGAAGGAAGCCTTTATGAAGAAGTAGATGAATATAAGGAAAAAATGAAAAAAGCCAAGCTTCCTAAAGATGTAGAAAAGAAGGTTAATAAAGAATTAGATAGACTTTCTAGATTATCTCCAAACTCTGCAGAAAGCGGTGTTATTAGAAATTATGTAGAATGGATTTTAGATTTGCCTTGGGCTAAACAAACAAAAGATAGAATAGATATAAGAAAAGCAAAGGTTATACTAGATGAAGAGCATTATGGATTAAAAGATGTGAAAGAGAGAATTTTAGAATACTTAGCTATTAGACAACTTGCTAAAAATATGAAGGGACCGATACTTTGTTTAGTAGGACCTCCTGGAGTTGGAAAAACTTCTATAGCAAAATCTATTGCAAAATCGTTGAATAGAAAATTTGTAAGGATGTCTCTAGGAGGAGTTAGAGACGAGGCAGAGATAAGAGGTCATAGAAGAACCTATGTAGGGGCTATACCAGGAAGAATAATGTCTGCAATAAAAGAGGCTGGTTCTAAAAATCCTGTATTTTTATTTGATGAGATTGATAAATTAAGCCATGATTTTAGAGGGGATCCTGCTTCTGCGTTATTAGAAGTACTAGATCCAGAGCAAAACAAAGAATTTACAGATCACTACTTAGAGGTTCCTTTTGATTTATCTAAAGTTATGTTTATAACGACAGCAAACAGTTTAGAGACAATTCCAAGACCACTACTAGATAGAATGGAAGTTATAGAAGTATCTGGATACACAGAAGAAGAGAAGTTAAAAATTGCAGAGAGATATCTATTACCTAAGCAAATAAAGGAACATGGACTTAAGAAAAGTAACCTTCAGATATCAGAACAAACTATTCGTGATGTGATAAATTATTATACAAGAGAATCAGGTGTTAGAAATTTAGAAAGACAGTTAGCTACATTATGTAGGAAAGCTGCAAAGAAAATTGTTGAAAGAAAGATTAAAATTATTAGAATTAATACCAAAAATTTAAGTAATTATCTTGGTAGAAAACGATTCAGATACGATAAAATAAAAGAAAGTCATGAAATTGGTATTGCAACAGGTCTTGCATGGACAAGGGTTGGAGGAGAGACGCTTTCTATTGAAGTAACAACAATGAAAGGAAATGGAAAGCTTGTGCTTACTGGACAATTAGGAGATGTAATGAAAGAGTCTGCAAAAGCAGGTATAAGTTATATTAGATCCAAGATTCAAGATTTAAATATACAAGAAGATTTTTATCAAACATTGGATATGCATATACATATTCCTGAAGGAGCAATTCCAAAGGATGGACCTTCTGCAGGTATTACTATGGCAACAGCAGTAATTTCAGAGCTTACAAAAATTCCAGTAGATAAAAATGTAGCTATGACAGGAGAAATAACATTAAGAGGAAGAGTTTTACCTGTAGGAGGAATAAAAGAAAAAGTATTAGCAGCAAATAGAGCAGGAATAAGTAAAATTTTACTACCAATAGATAATGAAAAAGATATAGAAGAAATTCCTGAAAATGTAAAGAAAAAATTAACATTTGTGCTAGTTGAAAATATGGAACAAGTATTAGCTCATGCATTGGTTCGAAAGGAAGAAACAAATGAAGATTAA
- a CDS encoding M3 family oligoendopeptidase, with the protein MKFNQWVYKRPNIKEIEKEFNILLSKFTSAQDYKLQDELLVKINELRNHFESMEQIAYIRHSIDTKDPIYEEEQNFFDENKPIYEGLVSKYYNALIVSKYKDYLKKKWGEQLFNIAKLKINTFSSEVIDDLQLENKLMSEYTKLLSSAKIYFNGAYRNLPQMRPFEMSIDRDTRKKASEAKYSFFKENEEKFDDIYDRLVNVRTTIAQKLGYENFIQLGYARMLRIDYGVEHVESFRNQVKKEIVPLATKLREKQRVRLGLSKLNYYDELLNFKDGNAKPKKDVKGIIEYGKKMYEELSKETKVFFEYMLQNELMDLLSKEGKSPGGYCTYIPSYKMPFIFSNFNGTSDDIDVLTHEAGHAFQMYESRNYVIPEYSFPTLDACEIHSMSMEFFTWPWMHLFFEENADKYKFAHLTESLLFIPYGVTVDEFQHVIYANPKMQISERKAVWREIEKKYLPHRSYDENDYLERGGYWHQQGHIFKNPFYYIDYTLAGICAFQFFIKSRENWDRAWKDYLALCQAGGSKSFLGLVKLAKLDSPFDDGCVKKVTEKIEEYLKHVEDKQ; encoded by the coding sequence ATGAAATTTAATCAATGGGTATATAAAAGACCAAATATAAAAGAAATTGAAAAGGAATTTAACATATTACTCAGTAAGTTTACTTCTGCACAAGATTATAAACTGCAAGACGAATTATTGGTAAAGATAAATGAATTAAGAAATCACTTTGAGTCTATGGAACAAATTGCTTATATAAGACATTCTATAGATACGAAAGATCCTATATATGAAGAAGAACAAAACTTTTTTGATGAAAATAAACCTATTTATGAAGGATTAGTTTCAAAATATTATAATGCATTAATTGTTTCAAAATATAAAGATTATTTAAAGAAAAAGTGGGGAGAGCAGCTTTTTAACATTGCTAAGTTAAAAATAAATACTTTTTCTTCAGAAGTTATTGATGATTTACAATTAGAAAATAAATTAATGAGTGAATATACCAAGTTATTATCTTCTGCAAAAATTTATTTTAATGGAGCATATAGAAATTTACCTCAAATGAGACCTTTTGAAATGAGTATAGATAGAGATACAAGAAAAAAGGCTAGTGAGGCAAAATATAGTTTTTTTAAGGAGAATGAAGAAAAATTTGATGATATTTATGACAGACTTGTTAATGTAAGGACGACGATAGCACAAAAGCTAGGATATGAAAATTTTATACAATTAGGATATGCACGTATGCTTAGAATTGATTATGGTGTAGAACATGTAGAAAGCTTTAGAAACCAAGTTAAAAAAGAAATTGTACCTTTAGCAACAAAATTAAGAGAAAAGCAAAGAGTACGATTAGGACTAAGTAAATTGAATTACTATGATGAGCTTTTAAATTTTAAGGATGGAAATGCAAAACCTAAAAAAGATGTTAAAGGTATTATTGAATATGGTAAAAAAATGTATGAAGAGCTTTCAAAAGAAACAAAAGTATTTTTTGAGTATATGCTTCAAAATGAACTTATGGACCTTTTAAGCAAAGAGGGGAAATCACCAGGTGGATATTGTACATATATTCCAAGTTATAAGATGCCTTTTATTTTTTCAAATTTTAATGGAACAAGTGATGACATTGATGTATTAACCCATGAAGCAGGACATGCCTTTCAAATGTATGAAAGCAGAAATTATGTAATACCTGAATATAGTTTTCCAACTCTAGATGCTTGTGAAATCCATTCTATGAGTATGGAGTTTTTTACGTGGCCATGGATGCATCTATTTTTTGAAGAAAATGCAGATAAGTATAAATTTGCTCATTTGACAGAGTCTTTGTTGTTTATTCCTTATGGAGTAACAGTAGATGAATTTCAACATGTTATTTATGCAAATCCTAAAATGCAGATAAGTGAAAGAAAAGCTGTATGGAGAGAAATTGAAAAAAAATACTTACCTCATAGAAGTTATGATGAAAATGATTATTTAGAAAGAGGTGGATATTGGCATCAGCAAGGACATATTTTTAAAAATCCATTTTATTATATTGATTATACATTAGCTGGAATTTGTGCGTTTCAGTTTTTTATAAAATCTAGAGAAAATTGGGATAGAGCGTGGAAGGATTATTTAGCTTTATGTCAAGCTGGAGGAAGTAAGTCTTTTTTAGGGCTTGTGAAGCTTGCTAAATTAGATTCACCTTTTGACGATGGATGTGTTAAAAAGGTTACAGAAAAAATAGAGGAATACTTAAAGCATGTAGAAGATAAGCAATGA
- the eutH gene encoding ethanolamine utilization protein EutH yields MNIEKMIVYFMTFFMLVGAIDKIIGNKFGYAEKFENGFMAMGPLALSMIGAVSLAPVIARILRPVIVPIYTFLGADPSIFATTLLASDMGGYSLALALASTKEIGLFSGLILGTIMGPTFCFTIPVALGIIEKEDHEFLAKGVLAGLIAVPIGSFVGGIVAGFSWRMLMHNLVPIIVVAGLIGIALWKIPEKSIKVFTKFGNFVIGLITLGTAAIIIETLTGIILIPGMAPISEGIKIVGSIAIVLAGAFPMVYFIQKTFKDPIMKVGEFIGISHIAVIGLLSSLAHCIPMFGILKDMDNKGKILNVAFAVSGAFVFGSHLGFTAGISKDMILPVIIGKLVSGVSAIFIAYFFIPNENNKKIVNRKVKYEI; encoded by the coding sequence ATGAATATAGAAAAAATGATTGTATATTTTATGACTTTTTTTATGCTTGTTGGAGCAATAGATAAAATAATAGGGAATAAATTTGGATATGCAGAGAAATTTGAGAATGGTTTTATGGCAATGGGACCATTAGCACTTTCTATGATTGGAGCAGTATCGTTAGCACCTGTTATTGCGAGAATTTTAAGACCTGTGATTGTACCTATCTATACTTTTTTGGGGGCAGACCCTTCTATTTTTGCAACAACTCTTTTAGCAAGTGATATGGGAGGATATTCTCTTGCTCTAGCATTAGCGAGTACAAAGGAAATTGGACTATTTTCTGGATTAATACTTGGAACAATTATGGGACCTACCTTTTGTTTTACAATTCCTGTTGCATTAGGAATCATAGAAAAAGAGGATCATGAATTTTTAGCTAAAGGTGTTTTAGCAGGGCTTATTGCAGTTCCTATTGGAAGTTTCGTAGGAGGAATAGTAGCAGGATTTAGCTGGAGGATGCTTATGCATAATCTAGTTCCTATAATAGTGGTTGCAGGATTGATTGGGATTGCTTTATGGAAGATTCCAGAAAAGAGCATTAAAGTTTTTACTAAGTTTGGAAATTTTGTTATTGGTTTAATTACATTAGGAACAGCTGCAATTATTATAGAAACTTTAACTGGAATCATTTTAATACCAGGAATGGCGCCTATATCAGAAGGAATTAAAATTGTAGGGTCAATTGCAATTGTATTGGCAGGTGCCTTTCCTATGGTATACTTCATTCAAAAAACATTTAAAGATCCGATTATGAAGGTAGGAGAGTTTATTGGAATTAGTCATATAGCAGTAATTGGATTACTTTCTTCACTTGCTCATTGTATTCCTATGTTTGGCATATTAAAAGATATGGATAATAAAGGGAAAATATTGAATGTAGCTTTTGCTGTAAGCGGAGCATTTGTATTTGGAAGTCATTTAGGATTTACAGCTGGAATTAGTAAAGATATGATTTTGCCAGTAATTATTGGGAAATTAGTTTCGGGTGTTTCAGCAATTTTTATTGCATACTTTTTCATTCCTAATGAGAATAATAAAAAAATAGTTAATAGGAAGGTGAAATATGAAATTTAA
- a CDS encoding transposase, whose translation MKVRSKDIEKANKHFYLIKINSPITTIPGIGNVTAATILGEIGDISRFFKPFKSLLLMLELMLLFHNLVNIKSTNNKMSKRGSPYLRKALFSAALVTSNCDPVFKAFYQKKRSEGKHHLTAIGAVARKLCYTIHAILKNNCPYEVRLPNNE comes from the coding sequence TTGAAAGTCAGGTCAAAAGATATAGAAAAAGCAAATAAACACTTTTACTTGATAAAAATCAATTCTCCTATTACTACAATACCTGGTATTGGCAACGTAACAGCTGCAACTATACTTGGCGAAATAGGTGATATCTCAAGATTTTTCAAACCCTTCAAAAGCTTGTTGCTTATGCTGGAATTGATGCTTCTGTTTCACAATCTGGTGAATATCAAAAGTACAAATAACAAAATGAGTAAACGTGGATCGCCCTATCTTAGAAAGGCTCTCTTTAGTGCTGCTTTAGTTACCTCTAACTGTGACCCTGTTTTTAAAGCTTTTTACCAGAAGAAACGTTCAGAAGGAAAACATCACCTAACGGCTATTGGAGCTGTCGCTCGTAAACTTTGCTACACAATTCATGCTATTTTAAAAAATAATTGTCCTTATGAGGTGAGACTACCTAATAACGAGTAA
- a CDS encoding IS110 family transposase, translating into MFYLGIDIGKNNHVASLINEKGKIIFKAFSFSNTTNGGESLITKLNNFIRSVNDVEIGMEATGHYWLSIYSFLVEKGFVIHVVNPIQTDGWRKRY; encoded by the coding sequence ATGTTTTATTTAGGTATTGATATTGGAAAAAACAATCATGTAGCTTCGCTAATAAATGAAAAAGGAAAAATTATTTTTAAGGCTTTTTCCTTTTCAAATACTACAAATGGTGGTGAAAGCTTAATTACTAAGTTAAACAATTTCATTAGATCTGTTAATGATGTTGAAATAGGTATGGAAGCTACTGGTCACTATTGGTTATCCATTTACTCATTTCTTGTGGAAAAAGGTTTTGTCATTCATGTTGTAAACCCTATCCAAACTGATGGTTGGCGTAAAAGGTATTGA
- the thiD gene encoding bifunctional hydroxymethylpyrimidine kinase/phosphomethylpyrimidine kinase → MKHCLTIAGSDSSGGAGIQGDLKTFSAHATFGMSVITAVTAQNTQGVFDVEDMNPSIIANQIEAIFDDIVVHAIKIGMVSKIETIEVIAKTLKKYSLPPLVLDPVMISKSGYNLLKPEAKKALIEKLFPMATLITPNLPETEEILGYKIKNLEVMKQAAKDLHSLGPDYILVKGGHLAYTATDILYDGKNFYSFKQERIKTTHTHGTGCSLSSAITANLAKGFPMTKAVKAAKEYITTAILHGFPIGKGVGPTHHFYELYKKAGIQYE, encoded by the coding sequence ATGAAACATTGTTTAACTATTGCAGGATCTGATAGCAGCGGTGGTGCAGGAATCCAAGGGGATCTAAAAACATTTTCAGCTCATGCTACATTTGGTATGAGTGTCATTACAGCTGTTACAGCTCAAAATACCCAAGGAGTCTTTGATGTTGAAGATATGAATCCTTCAATCATCGCTAATCAAATTGAGGCAATTTTTGATGATATTGTTGTTCATGCAATCAAAATTGGCATGGTCTCTAAAATAGAAACTATTGAAGTGATTGCAAAGACACTAAAAAAATATTCATTACCTCCATTGGTTTTAGATCCTGTTATGATTTCAAAAAGTGGATATAATTTATTAAAACCAGAAGCAAAAAAAGCACTTATTGAAAAATTATTTCCTATGGCTACTTTAATTACTCCAAATTTACCAGAAACAGAAGAAATTTTAGGCTATAAAATAAAAAACCTAGAAGTTATGAAGCAAGCAGCAAAAGATTTACATAGTCTTGGTCCAGACTATATATTAGTAAAAGGTGGCCACTTAGCTTATACTGCAACAGATATTTTATATGATGGAAAAAATTTTTATTCATTTAAACAAGAAAGAATCAAAACAACCCATACACATGGAACTGGATGTAGCTTATCATCAGCTATTACTGCTAATTTAGCAAAAGGATTCCCAATGACCAAAGCTGTAAAAGCAGCAAAAGAATATATTACAACTGCAATATTGCATGGATTCCCTATTGGAAAAGGAGTAGGCCCAACCCATCATTTCTATGAACTTTATAAAAAGGCAGGTATACAATATGAATAA
- the thiE gene encoding thiamine phosphate synthase yields the protein MNNKIDKAIYLVTDDSKMDFDTLYEKVILALKGGINILQLREKKSSSKVFYEHALKMKTLCKKYNVPLIINDRLDIAQAVDADGVHLGQNDLPLTIARKILGPKKIIGISARTVEDALNAQNNGATYLGVGAVFPTNTKEDAKVISEKEFNTIRSFVSIPIIGIGGITLDNASEIINRGVDGIAVVSAILDQKNPKEATKSLKHLFDIV from the coding sequence ATGAATAATAAAATCGATAAGGCCATTTATTTAGTTACAGATGATTCCAAAATGGATTTTGATACCCTTTATGAAAAGGTTATATTAGCCTTAAAGGGTGGCATAAATATCTTACAATTAAGAGAAAAAAAATCTTCTTCTAAAGTTTTTTATGAACACGCATTAAAGATGAAAACATTATGTAAAAAATATAATGTTCCCCTTATCATAAATGATCGTTTAGACATTGCTCAAGCTGTTGATGCCGATGGTGTTCATTTAGGTCAAAACGATTTACCTTTAACTATTGCGCGAAAAATTTTAGGTCCAAAAAAAATAATTGGTATTTCTGCAAGAACTGTTGAAGATGCGTTAAATGCCCAAAATAATGGTGCTACATATCTCGGTGTGGGAGCAGTATTTCCTACAAATACAAAAGAAGATGCAAAAGTCATTTCAGAAAAAGAATTTAATACTATTCGATCTTTTGTATCTATTCCTATTATAGGTATTGGTGGTATTACTTTAGATAATGCTTCTGAGATTATAAACCGTGGCGTAGACGGAATTGCTGTAGTTTCTGCAATATTAGATCAAAAAAATCCAAAAGAAGCTACTAAAAGCTTAAAGCATTTATTTGATATTGTTTAA
- a CDS encoding Na+/H+ antiporter NhaC family protein, with protein MKKNNQKGNPWALLPLAVFLVMYLVTSIVIGDFYKMPVSVAFLAATIVAVAMNKKVSINKKVEVFCKGAGNSNIILMCIIFILAGGFAQVARDMGAVDATVNLGLSILPGNILIAGVFIIGCFISLSIGTSVGTIVALAPMAVGIAEKTGIPMGLALGAVVSGAMFGDNLSMISDTTIAASRTQGCEMRDKFKMNFIIVVPAAIITAIIFTSMNIGNTLALEGSYDYSIIKVFTYLVVLIAALIGINVMIVLVGGTLFAGIVGIFTNAFDIWGFVQAIGKGIMGMSEIIIISLLIGGMVEVIKYNGGIDFILDFITSNIRSKKGAELGIAILVGLVDICTANNTIAIVMAGPIAKDIGDKYEIDPRRAASLLDTFSCFCQGVIPYGAQLLVAASVAGISSFEIMKFLYYPYLMGICALIAIALGIPNIKKASLKVLNVNN; from the coding sequence ATGAAAAAAAACAATCAAAAAGGAAACCCATGGGCATTGTTGCCTCTAGCAGTTTTTTTAGTAATGTATCTTGTAACATCAATTGTCATAGGTGATTTTTATAAAATGCCTGTGAGTGTAGCTTTTTTAGCAGCAACTATTGTTGCAGTAGCAATGAATAAAAAGGTTAGTATAAATAAAAAGGTTGAGGTGTTTTGTAAGGGAGCAGGAAATAGTAACATTATTCTTATGTGTATTATTTTTATTTTAGCAGGAGGTTTTGCACAAGTAGCAAGAGATATGGGAGCTGTAGATGCAACTGTAAATTTAGGTCTTAGTATTTTGCCAGGAAACATATTAATTGCAGGAGTATTTATTATAGGATGTTTTATTTCATTATCTATAGGAACATCTGTAGGAACTATTGTAGCTTTAGCTCCTATGGCAGTAGGGATAGCTGAAAAAACAGGAATTCCTATGGGGCTTGCATTAGGAGCAGTAGTAAGTGGTGCCATGTTTGGGGATAACTTATCAATGATTTCAGATACAACAATAGCTGCATCTAGAACACAAGGTTGTGAAATGAGAGATAAATTTAAAATGAATTTTATTATAGTAGTGCCAGCAGCAATTATTACAGCAATTATATTTACATCTATGAATATAGGGAATACTCTAGCATTAGAGGGTAGCTATGATTATAGTATAATAAAGGTATTTACGTACTTGGTAGTTTTAATTGCTGCGTTAATAGGAATAAATGTTATGATTGTTTTAGTTGGAGGGACTTTATTTGCAGGAATTGTAGGTATATTTACGAATGCTTTTGATATATGGGGATTTGTACAGGCTATCGGAAAAGGAATAATGGGTATGTCTGAAATAATAATTATATCTTTATTAATTGGTGGAATGGTTGAAGTAATAAAATATAATGGAGGAATTGATTTTATACTAGACTTTATTACAAGCAATATTCGAAGTAAAAAAGGTGCAGAACTAGGTATAGCTATATTAGTAGGCTTAGTTGATATTTGTACTGCTAATAATACAATTGCCATTGTTATGGCAGGACCAATTGCAAAGGATATAGGTGATAAATATGAAATAGATCCTAGAAGAGCTGCTAGTTTATTAGATACTTTCTCATGTTTTTGTCAAGGCGTTATCCCTTATGGTGCACAGCTTCTAGTGGCAGCTAGCGTAGCAGGAATTTCATCATTTGAAATTATGAAATTCCTATATTATCCATATCTTATGGGTATATGTGCATTAATTGCAATTGCACTTGGAATTCCTAATATTAAGAAAGCATCTTTAAAAGTATTAAATGTAAATAACTAG